A genomic window from Methanotorris formicicus Mc-S-70 includes:
- a CDS encoding DUF1611 domain-containing protein, giving the protein MVERAKISHENKVSDGLRKFSNITIDEKYYDTFIWTREILYREDLKIWTESIASEIEKGKNIYNMARLYRVNDVKNLMDLAYSYGVEVFDTSNPQRFKELRKFAEEGLKGIKSKVITIMGTGRQCGKFTTSFILKKELEKRGYSVGMVGTDPHALLCGADEMVIPQVIESCHVAPTIFGAVKKVDLMDRDVIIVSSQTGILADALEVGTGRGGGVISTAILMGSKPDFTILATKETNIELIKKNIKIIELLSDKEVVGITFNSKNLGFEKTEKVINYLSSNLNLPVADVVKNINLKDIVDCIGERI; this is encoded by the coding sequence GTGGTAGAGAGGGCAAAAATATCTCATGAAAATAAAGTTTCAGACGGACTCAGGAAATTTAGCAACATTACTATTGATGAGAAGTATTACGATACATTTATCTGGACAAGGGAGATTTTATACAGGGAAGATTTGAAAATTTGGACTGAATCTATAGCAAGTGAAATTGAAAAAGGAAAAAACATATACAACATGGCACGGCTCTATCGTGTTAATGATGTTAAAAATCTAATGGATTTGGCATATAGTTATGGGGTAGAGGTTTTTGACACTTCCAATCCTCAGAGATTTAAAGAATTAAGAAAATTTGCAGAAGAGGGGTTAAAAGGCATAAAGAGCAAAGTAATAACCATAATGGGAACTGGAAGGCAGTGTGGGAAATTTACAACATCATTTATTCTCAAAAAGGAACTGGAAAAAAGGGGTTATAGTGTTGGTATGGTTGGAACTGATCCGCATGCGTTGTTGTGTGGAGCGGATGAAATGGTTATTCCTCAAGTTATAGAATCATGCCATGTTGCTCCAACAATATTTGGTGCAGTAAAAAAGGTAGATTTAATGGATAGGGATGTTATTATTGTATCAAGTCAAACTGGAATTCTTGCAGATGCTTTGGAGGTTGGGACTGGTAGGGGAGGGGGCGTTATAAGCACGGCAATTTTAATGGGCTCAAAACCAGATTTTACAATATTGGCTACAAAGGAAACCAATATAGAATTAATAAAAAAGAACATCAAAATCATAGAACTCCTAAGTGATAAAGAGGTTGTTGGAATCACATTCAACAGTAAGAATTTAGGATTTGAGAAAACAGAAAAGGTAATAAATTATTTAAGTTCTAATTTAAACTTACCTGTCGCCGATGTTGTGAAGAACATAAACTTAAAGGATATAGTAGATTGTATTGGAGAACGCATTTAA
- a CDS encoding helix-turn-helix domain-containing protein → MGKLILKTPCTTFTLENLMCCTFGLKVFDVMVYFEILKNGPSRINKIAEKLNRDRSTVQRAVQNLMNVGLVKRKQVNIKEGGYFYIYEALPFDEVKRIIKETVSQWCEGVKKWIDEIEVDDIINEELEN, encoded by the coding sequence ATGGGAAAGTTGATATTAAAAACTCCATGTACGACCTTCACACTTGAAAACTTAATGTGTTGTACCTTTGGATTGAAGGTCTTTGATGTTATGGTGTATTTTGAGATATTAAAAAATGGTCCGTCAAGAATAAACAAAATTGCAGAAAAACTTAACAGGGATAGGAGTACTGTCCAAAGAGCAGTTCAAAATTTAATGAATGTGGGTTTGGTAAAAAGAAAGCAGGTAAATATTAAAGAAGGCGGATATTTTTACATATATGAGGCATTACCTTTTGATGAAGTGAAAAGAATAATAAAAGAAACTGTATCACAGTGGTGTGAAGGCGTTAAAAAGTGGATAGATGAGATTGAAGTAGATGACATAATAAACGAGGAGTTAGAAAACTAA
- the rnz gene encoding ribonuclease Z, whose product MRLVFLGTGAAVPTKKRAHVSIALKIDGEVLLFDCGENAQRQMMFTEVSPMKINNIFISHLHGDHILGIPGLLQSMAFSGRKEGINIYGPVGTKDMIIHALSIGYHGINFKINVYEISSKDPIKIIDSEKFEIYAFPVKHSVPSYAYIFKEKKKPRLDMNKAKALGVKVGPDLKRLKEGIPVKLENGRVINPEDVLLPPKKGICIAYSGDTIPIEEFGKFLRELGCRVLIHEATYDSTLKENAIETLHSTIEDAIKIAEIAGVETLILTHISARYDDISIYEKEVKEYKGNINIVVAEDFMVYDLKKKTHFISILD is encoded by the coding sequence ATGAGGTTAGTTTTTTTAGGTACTGGTGCTGCAGTTCCAACGAAAAAAAGGGCACATGTATCAATCGCCTTAAAAATTGATGGGGAGGTTCTTTTATTTGATTGTGGGGAAAATGCCCAAAGGCAGATGATGTTTACAGAAGTTTCTCCAATGAAGATAAACAATATCTTTATCTCTCATTTGCATGGGGATCATATATTAGGTATTCCTGGATTATTGCAATCTATGGCATTTTCTGGGAGGAAAGAAGGGATAAATATTTACGGCCCTGTAGGGACAAAAGATATGATAATACATGCATTAAGCATTGGTTATCATGGAATTAACTTTAAAATAAACGTTTATGAGATAAGTTCAAAAGATCCTATAAAAATAATAGACAGTGAGAAGTTTGAGATTTATGCTTTTCCGGTAAAACATTCAGTGCCATCTTATGCCTATATTTTTAAAGAAAAGAAAAAACCAAGGTTAGATATGAATAAGGCAAAGGCATTGGGTGTTAAAGTAGGGCCGGATTTGAAGAGATTGAAGGAGGGTATTCCAGTTAAATTAGAGAATGGAAGGGTTATAAATCCAGAAGATGTCCTATTACCGCCAAAAAAAGGTATATGTATTGCATATAGTGGGGATACAATACCAATAGAGGAGTTTGGAAAATTTTTAAGGGAATTGGGGTGTAGGGTTTTAATCCATGAGGCAACTTACGACAGTACTTTGAAAGAAAATGCAATTGAAACTCTGCATTCAACAATTGAAGATGCAATAAAGATTGCGGAGATTGCAGGGGTAGAGACCTTGATATTAACTCACATATCAGCGAGGTATGATGATATTTCAATTTATGAAAAGGAGGTTAAAGAATACAAAGGGAATATAAATATTGTTGTAGCAGAGGACTTTATGGTTTATGATTTAAAGAAAAAAACGCATTTTATTTCTATTTTAGATTAG
- a CDS encoding Rpp14/Pop5 family protein: MLKTLPPTLRDRKRYLAFEIIYEDELSENEVIGIIRNATINYYGVWGTSKSNPWLVYYNFPHGILRCKHTEVDYVRSALIFVKEYKNKPINIIVLGVSGTVRRAKIKFLGITPKRLYIKRLKESKSKTNLK, encoded by the coding sequence ATGTTAAAAACATTACCACCAACGTTGAGAGATAGGAAGAGATACCTTGCATTTGAGATTATCTATGAAGATGAGTTAAGTGAGAATGAGGTTATAGGCATTATTAGAAACGCTACTATAAATTACTATGGTGTTTGGGGCACATCAAAATCAAATCCTTGGTTGGTTTATTATAACTTCCCCCATGGTATTTTAAGATGTAAACACACTGAGGTTGATTACGTTAGGAGTGCTTTAATATTTGTAAAGGAGTATAAAAACAAGCCAATAAATATTATTGTTCTTGGCGTATCTGGGACTGTGAGAAGGGCAAAGATAAAATTTTTAGGCATAACTCCAAAAAGATTGTACATAAAAAGATTGAAGGAATCCAAATCCAAAACTAATCTAAAATAG